One Vanessa cardui chromosome 17, ilVanCard2.1, whole genome shotgun sequence DNA window includes the following coding sequences:
- the LOC124537065 gene encoding uncharacterized protein LOC124537065, translating to MMKLSLGKFGLQHCDLPTMFSNVAALLRLITINISHRYSKRIPLIFYVTTFIVISTYFYAYIFSMVWLVIFRYGKANIEAASVALAFGTCNVTTVTKFVYMKLYAKEIENFVDKYLQCDSHVTPNTRFADNLRKKLKVVKRRATVIWVLLVSDGVIYLMIPFLLPGRQLTVDVYIFYGLEPMLETPNYEIANVVMILGIGFAVYTMVSVAVYIIVIVGYNEAQLHALSEELLHIWDDSQYFFNKIRNRITDEHELHTQSQVMNEFIRISLKNITKFHIANINLIRELDYDMRPILAFEYSIKVISIIAGLLGGLENTFLQLPYMIVQIFMDCLSGQRLIDACDHFEKSVYSCQWEKFNSSNQRTVRLMLMMSQKTLMLSAGGVAKLNFNFLMNILKSTYSIYTTLKSTVN from the exons ATGATGAAGCTCTCTCTCGGGAAGTTTGGGCTGCAGCATTGCGATCTGCCGACAATGTTTTCCAATGTCGCAGCTTTACTTCGCCTCATCACCATCAACATCAGCCATCGCTACAGCAAAC GTATTCCTTTGATCTTCTATGTAACGACTTTTATCGTGATATCCACTTACTTCTATGCTTATATCTTCTCTATGGTCTGGTTGGTGATCTTCCGTTACGGTAAAGCTAATATAGAGGCGGCATCAGTGGCCCTTGCGTTCGGCACGTGCAATGTTACTACCGTCACTAAGTTCGTTTACATGAAGCTCTATGC GAAAGAAATAGAGAACTTCGTTGATAAGTATTTGCAATGCGACTCTCATGTCACACCGAACACGAGATTTGCTGACAACCTGCGCAAAAAGCTCAAAGTCGTCAAGAGGAGAGCAACAGTTATCTGGGTGCTTCTCGTTTCCGATGGTGTCATTTATCTCATGATCCCGTTTTTACTTCCTGGGAGGCAACTAACTGTTGACGTTTACATATTTTATG GTCTAGAACCCATGTTGGAAACACCCAATTACGAAATAGCAAACGTTGTCATGATTTTGGGCATTGGTTTTGCAGTTTACACAATGGTCAGTGTAGCGGTATACATAATAGTTATCGTTGGTTACAACGAGGCACAATTGCATGCCCTCAGCGAAGAACTACTACACATATGGGACGACAGTCAATACTTCTTCAATAAAATCAgaaatagaataactgatgaacaCGAATTACACACTCAGAGTCAAGTAATGAACGAATTTATCAGAAtatctcttaaaaatattacgaaatttCACATCgcaaatataaatcttatacGTGAATTGGACTACGATATGAGACCTATTCTAGCATTCGAATACagtattaaagtaatatcaataATAGCTGGTCTACTTGGTGGTCTAGAGAATACGTTCCTCCAATTACCGTATATGATCGTACAAATATTTATGGACTGCTTGTCTGGACAGCGGTTGATAGATGCGTGTGACCATTTTGAGAAATCTGTGTATTCGTGCCAATGGGAAAAATTCAACTCAAGCAATCAAAGAACTGTACGTCTCATGTTGATGATGTCACAGAAAACTCTGATGCTGTCCGCTGGTGGTGTTGCGAAATTGAATTTTAACTTCTTGATGAATATACTGAAGTCAACGTATTCTATATATACGACGTTGAAATCAACAGTAAactaa
- the LOC124537064 gene encoding uncharacterized protein LOC124537064, giving the protein MMKLSLGKFGLNHCDLPTMFSNMAVLLRFVTVNIDKKNKKRIPLVFYLITTIVVLTYLYAYVFSMLWLVFFRYGKSNIEAASGALAFCTCSITCMTKFGYMKFCAKEVCNTVERFLKCDSRVIPGTRFAKNLRKNLRVIKRRATVIWLFLISDASIYILIPFLIPGRLFTVEFFIIYGLEPMLETPNYEIATTASTISVAFAVYTMVSGAVYVIVIVGYNEAQMYTLSEELITIWDDSQNFYNHIKHRITDNVHDIDIQKKIMNDFIEIRLKDIIRFHIENISLQHEFDHEIRPIIATEYFINGICIIAELLGGLDKTYLQLPYTFVQIAMDCVSGQRLIDACNQFEKTIYSCKWENFNRTNQRTVLLMLMMSQKTLTLSAGGVLKLNFVCLMNILKSTYSTYTTLKSIV; this is encoded by the exons ATGATGAAGCTCTCTCTCGGCAAGTTTGGACTCAATCATTGCGACCTACCGACGATGTTTTCTAATATGGCTGTTTTATTACGATTTGTAACCGTCAATATCGACAAGAAGAACAAAAAAC GTATTCCATTGGTTTTCTACTTGATTACCACAATCGTGGTATTGACCTACTTGTATGCCTACGTGTTTTCCATGCTCTGGCTGGTCTTCTTCCGCTATGGTAAATCAAACATTGAGGCGGCATCTGGGGCCCTTGCGTTTTGCACGTGCAGTATAACTTGCATGACTAAGTTCGGCTACATGAAATTTTGTGC GAAAGAAGTTTGCAACACTGTCGAACGATTTTTAAAATGTGACTCACGAGTAATCCCCGGCACAAGATTCGCCAAGAACTTACGAAAGAACCTCAGAGTTATTAAGAGACGAGCCACTGTCATTTGGTTATTTCTCATCTCCGATGCGTCCATCTACATCTTGATTCCATTTCTAATTCCTGGAAGACTCTTTACCGTTGAATTCTTCATAATTTATG GTCTAGAACCCATGTTGGAGACTCCCAATTACGAAATAGCAACAACGGCCTCGACTATAAGCGTTGCGTTTGCGGTCTACACAATGGTCAGTGGTGCGGTATATGTCATAGTTATCGTAGGCTACAACGAAGCACAAATGTACACACTTAGTGaagaattaattacaatatggGATGATAGTCAGAACTTTTACAATCATATAAAacatagaataactgataacgTACACGATATTGACatccagaaaaaaataatgaacgaCTTCATTGAAATTCGTCTAAAAGATATCATAAGGTTTCACATTGAAAATATTAGTCTTCAGCATGAATTCGATCACGAAATAAGGCCTATAATAGctactgaatattttattaatggcaTTTGTATAATAGCTGAACTGCTTGGTGGTCTGGACAAGACATATCTGCAACTACCATATACGTTCGTTCAAATAGCAATGGACTGTGTGTCTGGGCAGAGGTTGATTGATGCGTGCAACCAGTTCGAGAAAACCATATATTCTTGTAAATGGGAGAACTTCAACAGAACCAATCAAAGAACTGTCCTTCTGATGTTAATGATGTCACAGAAAACTCTGACGCTATCAGCTGGTGGAGTCCTTAAGTTAAATTTCGTTTGTTTGATGAATATACTAAAGTCAACTTATTCTACTTACACGACATTGAAATCGATTGTCTAA